The Armatimonadota bacterium DNA segment ACCGCCCGCGCCACCTCGGCGGGGGTACGCCGGTCCAGGCGGATGAGGAAGTAGGCGGTCTCCAGCACCGCTCCCATTGTAGGGGAGGTCCCGGTCCCATGGAGCCTGCGCAGCCGCGCCATGAGCGTACCGCCATGGTCGTGGGGAAGGTGCCGCCCGACCTGCTCCGGCGGCTCGTCTTCCCCCACCTGCCCACCCGTCCCGAGGTCCTGGTCTCCGCGGGGATCGGACGGGACAGCGCCGTGCTGGACTTCGCCCCCCACGCCTGCGTCGTCACCATCGACCCCATCACCGGCGCCGGGGCCCACCTGGGCCGCCTGGCCGTCCACGTCGCCTGCAACGACGTGGCCGCCATGGGCGCCGAGCCGGTGGCGCTGCTCCTGGCCCTCCTCCTCCCCGAGGGCACCGGGGAGGAGGAGCTGGAGGCGATCATGCGGGAGGCGGGCGCGGTGGCGGCACGGCTGGGCGTGGCCATCGCCGGCGGCCACAGCGAGGTCACCGATCGTGTCACCCATCCCGTCGCCATCGTGGCCGCCATCGGCCGGGCCCCGCAGGACGGCGTGCTCCGGCCCGACGCCGTGCGTCCGGGGCACGGCCTCCTCCTCACCAAGGGGGCGGGGCTGGAAGGGACGGCCATATTGGCCAGCGACCTGGCCGGCCGCCTGCGGGAGCGGGTGCCCGAGGCCGTGCTGGCGCGGGCCCGGAGCTTCGTGGAGGAGCTCAGCGTCCTCCCGGAGAGCCGGGTGGCGGCCGCCCACGGTGCCGTAGCGATGCACGACGTCACGGAAGGAGGCGTGCTGACCGCCGCCTGGGAGTTCGCCGAAGCGGCCGGGCTGGGCGTGGAGGTGTGGGCGGAACGGGTGCCGGTGCGCGAGGAGACGCTGGCGGTGTGCCGGGCGCTCGACGCGGACCCGCTGGCGCTGATCGGCAGCGGCGCCCTGCTGGTGGCTGCCCCGGCCCCGGACCGGACCCTGGCGGCCCTGCGGAGAGCCGGCATCGAGGCCGCGGAGATCGGCGTCTTCCGCGCCAGGGAGCGGGTGCTGCACCGCGGCGGCCGCACAGGGCCGCTCGAGCCCCCTGCGCGCGACGAGCTGTGGCGGCTGCTCGGGGATCCCTGAAGGGGCGATGGAGCGCAACCGGTCGGCGGAGACGCGACCGGACGCCACCAAACGACTACCGAACACAACTGGGCCCGGGGCATACCGAACACAACTGGGTCCGGCGTAAGTTCAATCGACGTACGTCGTTTGAAGCAGCGCGCGGGGTCGAGTCCGGCCGAGGCCGGCCGGACCGCCGCGCGCTGGGGTGCAGCCTGCGTGTGGTACAGTAGATGTGGCAATTCCATACGTTCGCTGGGGGAGCTCGGTCGAGCCGGGCTGAGAGTGCGGCCCTGTCCCCTGCCCGCGCGGCGGGGGCGCGGTGGGGGCAGCGGGACACTGCCGCAGACCCTTCGGACCCGAACCAGGTAATGCTGGCGTGGGGAAGGCGAGGCATGGTGCGCGCCGCCGGCCTGGTCACGGGCCGGCGGCGCGCTCGTCTGGAGCCTCCTAGCGAAGAAGACCCTCCCGGACCGGCGTCCCCGGGGTGCCGGTCCGGGATCCCGAGGAGGAGCAAGCATGGCGCGGGAGCGGATCCTGCGGCTGACGGAGACGGCCATCGCCGTCGCGCTGGTGGCCGTCCTCAGCAACATCAAGGTCTATCAGATGCCCCAGGGCGGGTCGATCACGGCGGGGAGCATGGTGCCGGTCTTCTACATCGCGCTGCGGTGGGGGGCTCCCTGGGGGATGCTCGCCGGGGCGCTCGCCGGGGTGGTCAACTACCTGACCGACCCGTACTTCGTCCACCCGGTGCAGGTGCTGCTCGACTACCCGGTGGCCTTCGGGGCGCTCGGGCTGGCGGGGCTCCTGCAGCGCTGGCCGGCGGTGGGCGTGGTGGTCGGCGGGGCCAGCCGCTTCCTCAGCCACGTCCTCTCCGGCGTGGTCTTCTTCGCTTCCTTCGCGCCCAAGGGGACCTCGCCGCTGGTCTACTCCCTGGTCTACAACGGCAGCTACATGCTCCCGGAGGTCGTGATCAGCATCGTCCTCACGTTGCTGCTGCTGCGGAGCCTGCCGCGGTTGGAACCGGTTGCCCGCTGACGGGCCGCGCGGCCTCCGCCCCCGCCGTCCGGTGAGCCGCGCCGCGCGCCGGCGCCCGGGCGCGTGATGGCCGCGGCCCGCCGCACGGGGGGAGTGGCCCTCGTGGTGACCCACGGCCCGGGGCGCCACCGTCGGGTCCTGCGCACACTGGCAGCCCGGGCCGCCCAGGTCATCGCGGCGGACGGCGGCGCCCGGCTGGCCCGGCAGGCGGGCGTGCGTCCGGATCTGGTGGTGGGCGACCTGGACTCGCTCGACCGGGCCACCGACCGGTGGCTGGCCGCGCAGGGCGTCCCGCGCCGGGTCCTCCCCCAGGCCAAGGACATGACGGACGGGGAGGTGGCGGTGCGCGAGGCGGTCCGGCGCGGTGCCGCCGAGGTGGCCATCTTCAGCCCGGCCGGCGGCCGCCTCGACCAGCTGTTGGCCAACGTCTTCCTTCTGCGGACGGCGCGCGCGCTGGGCGTCCGGGCGCGGCTCTACGATGGCCGCGCCGTGGCCTGGCTGGTGGACGGGGCGACGGAGGTCGCGGGGCGGCCGGGAGAGGTCGTCTCCCTCATCCCGCTCACGCCCCAGGTGGACGGCGTCCGCCTGCGCGGCCTGCGCTGGTCCCTGCGGGGGGCGACGCTGCGCGCCGGCACGACGCGCGCCCTCAGCAACGAGCTCGTCGCTCCGCCGGCACGCGTGGCGGTGCGCCGCGGCGAGCTGCTCGTGGTCCACTTCCCCGCCCGCCCCGCGTCGCCAATGGGCTACAATAGCCCATACCATGCCCGACCGGCTGGTCCGCGCCATCGCCCATGAGGGGACCGTGCTGGGCTTCGCCGCGGTCACCACCGAGACCGTGGAGGAGGCCCGCCGGCGCCACCGCACCGCCCCCACCGCCACGGCCGCGCTCGGCCGCACCCTCGCCGCCACCGCCATGCTCGGTGCGGCGCTGAAGGACGGCCAGCGCCTGACCGTGCGGGTGCTGGGGGACGGGCCGCTCGGCGGCATCCTCTCCGACGGGAACGCCCGGGGCGAGGTGCGGGGCTACGTGGCCAACCCGCACGTCGACCTGCCGCTGACGGCGCGCAAGAAGCTCGACGTGGGCCGGGCGGTCGGCCGGGGCACCCTGCACGTCACGCGCGACCTGGGGATGCGCTACCCCTACCACGGCAGCGTGCCGCTGGTCTCCGGGGAGATCGGCGAGGACGTGGCCCACTTCCTGCTCGTCTCCGACCAGGTGCCCTCTGTGGTGGCGCTGGGGGTGCTGGTGGCCCCCGACGGCCGCGTGTTGGCTGCCGGCGGCTACATCCTGCAGGTCCTGCCGGGGGCCGACCCCGCGGTGACGCACTACCTGGAGGAGCGGGTGGCGGCCCTCCCGCCGGTGACGCAGCTCGTCCACCGGGGGCGCAGCGCCGAGGAGATCCTGCGGCTGGCCCTGGGCGACCTCGGGGGGCGCGTCCTGGAGGAGAAGACCGTGGCCTTCCGCTGCGGCTGCTCGCGGGAGCGCGTCGAGGCCGTGCTGGTGGCGCTGGGTCGGGAGGAGCTGTCGCGGCTGGTGGCAGAGGAAGGGCGGGCCGAGGTGACCTGTCGCTTCTGCGGCGAGCGCTACGTCCTCGAGCCGGACGAGGTGGAGGACCTCTTCAGCCGGCCCGCCTGACCTTGCCGGCGGTCAGGCACGAGGTGCAGACGGTGATGCGGCGCACCCGCCCGTCGACCACGCCGCGGATGCGCTGCAGGTTCGCCCGGAACCGGCGCTTGCTCCGCACGTGGGAGTGGCTGATGGAGTAGCCCGTCGCCGTCCCCTTGCCGCAGATCTCGCACCGCCTGGCCATCGTCCTCCTCCTGCCGGACCGTCGACCCGGGCCGTCTCAGGGGCCCCTGGCGCACCCGGGCCGGTCACACCGGCCGATCCTACCATGAAGCCGGTCGGGAGGACAGGGGGATGAGCTACCACAACCACCCGCACTACTGCGACGGGAGCGGCACGGTGGAGGCCTACGCCCGGGCGGCCCTGGCCGCCGCCCTGACCGACCTCGGCCTCTCCAGCCACGCCCCGGTGCCGGTGGCCTCGGTCTGGCACATGCCCCTGGAGGCGCTCCCGGCGTACGCCGCCGAGGTGCGGGCGGTGCGCGAGGCGTTCCGCGGACGCCTGGCCGTCCGCCTCGGCCTGGAGGTGGACTACCTGCCGCCGGAGCTCGTCCCCGAGGGGGAGGCCTTCCAGCGCGAGCACCTCTTCGCCGCACCCCTTGAGTACGCCGTGGCGAGCGTCCACTACATCGGCCGGGATCCCTCGGGGAGGCCGTTTGCCATCGACGAGTCCGCGGAGGCGTTCCACCGGCAGGTGACCGAGGTCTACGGCGGGGACGCCCGCCCCCTGGTGGAGGCCTACTACGCCGCCACCGCCGCCCTGGCCGCGCAGGCGCGGCACTGGCCCTGCCCGGTGATCCTCGGCCACCTCGACAAGGTGAAGATGTGGAACGTGGCCGAGCGCTACTTCCCCGCAGCCGCGCCCTGGTACGTCGAGGCAGCCGAGCAGGCCCTCGAGGCGGTCCGCGCCGCCGGGCTGGTGGTAGAGGTGAACACCGCCGGGCTGCGCGCCCCCTGCCGCGAGGCCTACCCGGCGCCGTGGCTCCTGCGGCGCTGCCGCGCCCTGGGGATTCCCGTCACGCTCTCCTCCGACGCCCACCGGCCCGAGGACGTGGCGGCCCACTTCGTGGAGGCCCGCGCGCTGGTGCGCGCGGCGGGGTACACGTCGGTGGCGATGCTGGAGGACGGGCGGTGGGGCCTGCGCCCGCTCCCATCGGACGGGTGAGCGTTTCGGCTCCCCTGGGGCGGCGCCGCGGCCGGCGAGAGGGCCGCGGCGCACGGGGGTCGAAGTGGAGGGGCTGACGTGAGCGGAACGCCGATCCTGCCCGTCTCCCCACCACCGGCGCGCTCCACCGACCCGCTCGCCGCTCCGGTCCAGTACCTCAAGGGCGTCGGCCCCGCCCGGGCCGACGCGCTGGCCCGCCTGGGCATCGTCACGGTCGAGGACCTCCTCCTGCACGCCCCCCGGCGCCTGGAGGACCGCCGCCACCTCGTCCCCCTGCGCGACCTGGTACACGGCGCGGTGCAGACCGTGGAGGCCACCGTGGCCGCCGTGAGCGAGCGGCGGGTGCGCCGCGGCCTCGTCCTCCTCAAGGCCGC contains these protein-coding regions:
- the rpmB gene encoding 50S ribosomal protein L28, with translation MARRCEICGKGTATGYSISHSHVRSKRRFRANLQRIRGVVDGRVRRITVCTSCLTAGKVRRAG
- a CDS encoding thiamine diphosphokinase; the protein is MAAARRTGGVALVVTHGPGRHRRVLRTLAARAAQVIAADGGARLARQAGVRPDLVVGDLDSLDRATDRWLAAQGVPRRVLPQAKDMTDGEVAVREAVRRGAAEVAIFSPAGGRLDQLLANVFLLRTARALGVRARLYDGRAVAWLVDGATEVAGRPGEVVSLIPLTPQVDGVRLRGLRWSLRGATLRAGTTRALSNELVAPPARVAVRRGELLVVHFPARPASPMGYNSPYHARPAGPRHRP
- the thiT gene encoding energy-coupled thiamine transporter ThiT, translated to MARERILRLTETAIAVALVAVLSNIKVYQMPQGGSITAGSMVPVFYIALRWGAPWGMLAGALAGVVNYLTDPYFVHPVQVLLDYPVAFGALGLAGLLQRWPAVGVVVGGASRFLSHVLSGVVFFASFAPKGTSPLVYSLVYNGSYMLPEVVISIVLTLLLLRSLPRLEPVAR
- a CDS encoding AIR synthase family protein, whose product is MVVGKVPPDLLRRLVFPHLPTRPEVLVSAGIGRDSAVLDFAPHACVVTIDPITGAGAHLGRLAVHVACNDVAAMGAEPVALLLALLLPEGTGEEELEAIMREAGAVAARLGVAIAGGHSEVTDRVTHPVAIVAAIGRAPQDGVLRPDAVRPGHGLLLTKGAGLEGTAILASDLAGRLRERVPEAVLARARSFVEELSVLPESRVAAAHGAVAMHDVTEGGVLTAAWEFAEAAGLGVEVWAERVPVREETLAVCRALDADPLALIGSGALLVAAPAPDRTLAALRRAGIEAAEIGVFRARERVLHRGGRTGPLEPPARDELWRLLGDP
- the hslO gene encoding Hsp33 family molecular chaperone HslO, with translation MPDRLVRAIAHEGTVLGFAAVTTETVEEARRRHRTAPTATAALGRTLAATAMLGAALKDGQRLTVRVLGDGPLGGILSDGNARGEVRGYVANPHVDLPLTARKKLDVGRAVGRGTLHVTRDLGMRYPYHGSVPLVSGEIGEDVAHFLLVSDQVPSVVALGVLVAPDGRVLAAGGYILQVLPGADPAVTHYLEERVAALPPVTQLVHRGRSAEEILRLALGDLGGRVLEEKTVAFRCGCSRERVEAVLVALGREELSRLVAEEGRAEVTCRFCGERYVLEPDEVEDLFSRPA
- a CDS encoding histidinol-phosphatase, whose translation is MSYHNHPHYCDGSGTVEAYARAALAAALTDLGLSSHAPVPVASVWHMPLEALPAYAAEVRAVREAFRGRLAVRLGLEVDYLPPELVPEGEAFQREHLFAAPLEYAVASVHYIGRDPSGRPFAIDESAEAFHRQVTEVYGGDARPLVEAYYAATAALAAQARHWPCPVILGHLDKVKMWNVAERYFPAAAPWYVEAAEQALEAVRAAGLVVEVNTAGLRAPCREAYPAPWLLRRCRALGIPVTLSSDAHRPEDVAAHFVEARALVRAAGYTSVAMLEDGRWGLRPLPSDG